In one window of Pseudodesulfovibrio sediminis DNA:
- a CDS encoding ATP-grasp fold amidoligase family protein: MSVKGIVTEIYYRMLDWLPDALALQITGLRKLGYWMDIARPVKLNEKINWRKLYQKDPRFDTLSDKEDVKSYIREKVGEEHVVPTLWCGADFDAIPWDSLPYPLVIKSTHSTGDVFFIQTREDVDRERIRTHFAMFWDNKKLKRFSRSTHESKNKRYIIEPFIGGGEAPADYKFLCFDGRVHFVHLDEGRFSDKRRSFYDRFWNYLPIQKSWPVADPVEKPQQFELMVEIADCLSQDFDFVRVDLYVVDETVYCGELTFTPGAGFVPFVPREWDTKMGYLWRIK; this comes from the coding sequence ATGTCTGTAAAGGGGATCGTAACCGAAATCTACTATCGGATGCTGGACTGGCTCCCGGACGCCCTTGCGCTGCAAATCACCGGCCTGCGAAAGCTCGGTTACTGGATGGACATTGCCCGTCCGGTAAAGCTGAATGAAAAGATAAACTGGCGTAAACTTTACCAAAAAGATCCAAGATTCGACACGCTTTCGGACAAGGAGGATGTCAAATCATATATCCGGGAAAAGGTCGGTGAAGAGCATGTTGTCCCCACATTGTGGTGCGGGGCCGATTTTGACGCAATCCCTTGGGATTCGTTGCCCTATCCTCTTGTCATCAAGAGTACGCACTCAACAGGTGACGTGTTCTTTATCCAGACCCGTGAGGACGTGGACAGAGAGCGCATCCGCACTCATTTTGCCATGTTCTGGGATAACAAAAAGTTAAAAAGATTCAGCCGCTCGACACATGAGAGCAAGAATAAGCGCTATATAATTGAACCGTTTATCGGGGGTGGAGAGGCCCCTGCCGATTACAAGTTCCTGTGCTTCGATGGAAGGGTTCATTTTGTACACCTTGATGAAGGAAGGTTCTCTGACAAGAGACGGAGTTTCTATGATCGGTTTTGGAACTACCTGCCCATACAGAAATCGTGGCCTGTCGCTGATCCGGTTGAAAAGCCGCAACAGTTTGAATTGATGGTCGAGATTGCGGATTGTTTGAGCCAGGATTTCGATTTTGTCCGTGTTGATCTCTATGTCGTCGACGAGACGGTTTATTGTGGTGAATTAACCTTCACTCCCGGGGCGGGTTTTGTCCCTTTTGTTCCTAGAGAGTGGGACACAAAAATGGGGTATCTTTGGAGAATAAAATGA
- a CDS encoding glycoside hydrolase family 16 protein — protein MPNMYRFGLLMTMVVLVVTSFAPAAMGAWELVLDEQFQDPATFGDRWIFEEGFRRNKELQYYIPGLGKNAVVGPEGITITAKKQYVLNSRYSEGNKYWQKAWASGEYTSASLKSKEYSIRNSKVEVVVRTPEGQGLWPAIWLAGERKDMYGEIDLMEIVGQKPNLVYSSIHMGLKVTGRTIKQVKNVFPNVAGNETTCVVELKPDTITLYVNDTEVLWEDRNAYDSTGRVQPLQQSFRLILNLALGGMAKELDEGVLPASYTIKSVRIWNWVPDSSTLK, from the coding sequence ATGCCGAATATGTATCGCTTTGGTTTACTGATGACCATGGTTGTTCTTGTGGTGACTTCATTCGCCCCTGCGGCCATGGGGGCGTGGGAACTGGTTTTGGATGAACAATTTCAAGACCCGGCCACCTTTGGTGATCGTTGGATTTTTGAAGAAGGTTTCAGGCGTAACAAAGAGCTGCAATATTATATCCCCGGGCTGGGCAAGAACGCCGTTGTCGGGCCCGAAGGCATCACCATTACCGCGAAAAAGCAATACGTGTTGAATTCCCGATATTCGGAAGGGAACAAGTACTGGCAGAAAGCGTGGGCGTCCGGCGAATATACATCCGCATCACTCAAATCAAAAGAGTACTCGATTCGGAACTCCAAAGTCGAAGTTGTTGTCCGCACACCCGAAGGACAGGGGCTTTGGCCGGCGATCTGGCTCGCGGGTGAACGGAAGGACATGTATGGAGAAATCGATTTGATGGAGATAGTGGGACAGAAGCCGAATCTTGTTTATTCGTCCATCCATATGGGGCTGAAAGTCACAGGTCGTACAATCAAACAGGTCAAGAACGTCTTTCCCAACGTTGCGGGTAACGAAACAACCTGTGTGGTTGAACTGAAGCCAGACACCATCACGTTATATGTGAACGATACTGAAGTGTTGTGGGAGGACCGCAATGCGTATGACTCTACTGGGAGGGTTCAGCCTCTTCAGCAGTCTTTTCGGTTGATCCTCAATCTTGCACTGGGCGGCATGGCCAAGGAGCTTGACGAGGGCGTCCTCCCTGCCTCGTACACGATCAAAAGTGTCCGAATATGGAACTGGGTACCGGATTCATCCACCCTGAAATGA
- a CDS encoding glycosyltransferase family 2 protein has product MENKMNMTHNRPKISVVTGYYKRAGVVERTLQSLLDQTFEDFEIIVFDDASPDGTAEAIREFVEKANDPRLIPVYHKNNMGFVNGLIDAVSRARGEYIAIQGSGDVSWPTRLEQQSHVLDHRPGTGVVGCHYQNVIEAKGIHRLRTPNADHTTLEELIQTNVFSHGEVMFRKVFYDAVGGYRPQFEFCQDYDLWLRMIKVCRFETVKDLLYTRYVDFDGVSYKPEKFLAQTQFSVLAKKLALSSKRQQAEILERTSRLTLFEQVPLTNAALQKKVVHATLRAVVWGNYMLARDLVMNLVVCRRMKAFLTGTIFFVEKAPILHRVLMMATGSSSKKQEV; this is encoded by the coding sequence TTGGAGAATAAAATGAATATGACGCACAACAGACCAAAAATATCAGTCGTCACCGGGTATTACAAACGTGCCGGCGTTGTTGAACGAACCCTTCAGTCGCTACTTGATCAGACTTTCGAGGACTTTGAAATCATTGTGTTTGATGACGCATCTCCGGATGGGACAGCCGAAGCCATCCGGGAGTTTGTGGAAAAGGCAAATGATCCCCGGCTTATCCCTGTTTATCACAAAAACAATATGGGTTTTGTCAATGGTCTAATTGATGCCGTTTCCCGCGCCAGAGGTGAATATATAGCCATTCAGGGGTCCGGCGATGTCTCCTGGCCAACAAGGTTGGAACAGCAAAGCCATGTGCTGGATCACCGGCCGGGAACCGGCGTTGTCGGATGCCATTACCAGAACGTTATTGAAGCAAAGGGCATCCATCGTTTGAGGACGCCGAATGCTGATCATACGACGCTTGAGGAGCTTATCCAGACGAACGTCTTTTCGCACGGCGAAGTCATGTTCAGAAAGGTCTTTTATGACGCGGTTGGTGGGTATCGACCGCAGTTCGAGTTCTGCCAGGACTATGATTTATGGCTTCGTATGATCAAGGTTTGTCGATTCGAGACGGTTAAGGATCTTCTGTATACACGCTACGTCGATTTTGACGGGGTCTCCTATAAGCCGGAGAAATTTCTTGCCCAAACGCAGTTCAGTGTTCTGGCAAAGAAACTTGCTCTCTCATCCAAACGTCAGCAGGCGGAAATTCTGGAAAGAACGTCCCGCCTGACACTTTTTGAGCAAGTGCCTCTAACCAATGCGGCGCTGCAAAAGAAGGTGGTCCATGCCACCCTGAGGGCGGTTGTGTGGGGCAATTACATGCTGGCCAGAGATTTGGTGATGAACCTTGTCGTTTGCCGCAGGATGAAGGCGTTTTTGACCGGCACCATCTTCTTCGTCGAAAAGGCGCCGATTCTGCACCGTGTCCTGATGATGGCGACAGGGAGTTCATCAAAAAAGCAGGAGGTATAG